One window of Phycisphaeraceae bacterium genomic DNA carries:
- a CDS encoding PIG-L family deacetylase, with protein sequence MANILVVGPHPDDQELGMGGTIARLADQGHRVAILDITDGCPTPVGDRTTRLTEAKEALAALQPGPDKPVITRHLLDLPNRRVQHSLEARHAVAGQIRAHQATIVFCPHPLDAHPDHIATTRIVEDARFDAKLTKQPMPGDLDRPPIYPKWLIYYYCTHLRRVPDPTFVMDIAGYQEKRRAAIRAYRTQFELNPAASGLLERLDAGVSFMGSRIGTAAAEPFFTHEPLGLRGLGDLAL encoded by the coding sequence ATGGCGAACATACTTGTCGTCGGACCGCATCCGGATGATCAGGAACTGGGAATGGGGGGCACGATCGCCCGCCTCGCCGACCAGGGACACAGGGTCGCGATCCTCGATATCACCGACGGATGCCCGACCCCGGTCGGCGATCGAACAACAAGGTTGACAGAAGCCAAGGAGGCGCTCGCCGCGCTGCAACCCGGCCCGGACAAACCGGTCATTACCCGGCATCTGCTCGATCTTCCGAATCGGCGGGTGCAGCACTCGCTGGAAGCCCGTCATGCGGTGGCGGGACAAATCAGAGCACACCAGGCAACGATCGTCTTCTGTCCGCATCCGCTCGATGCGCACCCGGATCACATTGCGACCACGCGGATCGTGGAAGACGCCCGCTTTGACGCCAAATTGACGAAGCAGCCCATGCCCGGAGATCTCGACCGGCCGCCGATCTACCCCAAATGGTTGATTTACTACTACTGCACCCATCTGCGCCGCGTTCCGGACCCCACATTTGTCATGGATATCGCGGGCTACCAAGAAAAGCGTCGCGCCGCGATCCGCGCCTACCGCACCCAATTCGAGCTGAACCCGGCGGCAAGCGGGCTTCTCGAGCGGCTTGATGCCGGAGTGAGCTTTATGGGTTCGCGGATCGGAACCGCCGCGGCAGAACCCTTCTTCACGCACGAACCACTCGGGCTTCGAGGACTGGGAGATCTGGCGCTTTGA
- the mgtE gene encoding magnesium transporter: protein MNLTAELLAPDIAALIKEGAFSEVRSALHGLPPVDVADILSSIEPSEAALGFRFMPRDAAAEAFAYLTPELQETLINELGAEGSVRVIEGMSADDQARLLDELPESVAERVVAKLSPETRATTQAILGYPPRTVGRLMTPDYLKIRPDWTVSQALDYVRKHGRDAETINVVYVVDDSGKLIDDLRLRQIFLADPAAKIEDLMNRNFVTLRADQPQEEAVQLMARYDRTALPVVDSRGNLIGIVTADDVADVAQQEFTEDIQKVGGMAALEESFAQASVRSLVAKRAPWLALLFLSELLTSNTLRFFDDEIQKVVVLSIFVPAIISSGGNSGSQSSTLVIRALGTGEVTVKDWWKTIRREFVVAMVLGLIIGSLGFIRVSLWGLMGWWVEVRKNSQGIEVTDPSVQEHYIRLAAAISTSLFGVVLWGSIMGALLPFGLKKMKLDPAGSSTPFVATLVDVTGIIIYFTAAIVILRGTLL from the coding sequence GTGAATCTCACGGCCGAGCTGCTGGCCCCGGACATTGCCGCTTTGATCAAAGAAGGAGCGTTCTCCGAAGTTCGCAGTGCGCTGCACGGACTTCCGCCCGTCGACGTCGCCGACATTCTGTCGAGTATCGAGCCGAGCGAAGCGGCACTCGGTTTCCGATTCATGCCACGCGATGCCGCGGCGGAAGCCTTCGCGTATCTCACGCCCGAGCTCCAGGAAACGCTGATCAACGAGCTCGGCGCCGAAGGATCCGTGCGCGTCATCGAGGGAATGAGCGCCGACGACCAGGCGCGATTGCTGGACGAACTGCCGGAATCCGTGGCGGAGCGCGTCGTCGCCAAACTCTCGCCCGAAACGCGCGCGACGACACAGGCGATTCTCGGATATCCCCCGCGCACGGTCGGTCGTCTGATGACGCCCGACTACCTGAAGATCAGGCCGGATTGGACTGTTTCGCAGGCGCTCGACTATGTGCGCAAACACGGACGGGACGCCGAGACGATCAACGTCGTGTACGTCGTCGACGATTCGGGCAAATTGATCGACGATCTTCGCCTGCGACAGATTTTCCTCGCCGATCCCGCCGCGAAAATCGAAGACCTGATGAACCGTAACTTTGTCACGTTGCGGGCCGATCAGCCGCAGGAAGAAGCCGTGCAGTTGATGGCGCGCTACGACCGTACGGCGCTGCCGGTGGTCGATAGCCGGGGCAATCTGATCGGCATCGTGACCGCTGACGACGTCGCCGACGTCGCCCAGCAGGAGTTCACCGAGGACATCCAGAAGGTCGGCGGCATGGCGGCGCTCGAAGAGAGCTTCGCTCAGGCGAGCGTGCGCTCGCTCGTCGCGAAGCGCGCGCCCTGGCTCGCGCTCCTGTTTCTCAGCGAGCTTCTCACGAGCAACACGCTCCGCTTCTTCGACGACGAGATCCAGAAGGTGGTCGTTCTATCCATCTTCGTACCCGCGATCATCTCTTCCGGCGGCAACTCGGGCTCACAGAGTTCGACGCTCGTCATCCGCGCGCTTGGCACCGGCGAAGTCACGGTCAAGGACTGGTGGAAAACCATCCGACGCGAATTCGTTGTTGCCATGGTGCTCGGTTTGATCATCGGCTCGCTTGGGTTTATCCGTGTCAGCCTTTGGGGACTGATGGGTTGGTGGGTTGAGGTCCGCAAGAATTCCCAGGGGATCGAAGTCACCGATCCGTCGGTGCAAGAACACTACATCCGGCTTGCCGCGGCGATCTCGACCAGCCTGTTCGGAGTCGTGCTTTGGGGTTCGATCATGGGCGCGCTGCTGCCTTTCGGTCTCAAAAAGATGAAACTCGATCCGGCGGGTTCCAGCACGCCTTTCGTCGCAACGCTCGTGGACGTCACCGGAATCATCATCTATTTCACCGCGGCGATCGTCATCCTGCGCGGCACGCTGCTCTAG